One window from the genome of Cyclobacterium amurskyense encodes:
- a CDS encoding ParA family protein, giving the protein MGKVIAIANQKGGVGKTTTAMNLAASLAVLEYKTLVIDADPQANTTSGLGFDPKEIEISIYECMVNENDINEIIISTEIDHLDLVPSHIDLVGAEVEMVNLEDREEKMRGVIQEIRDRYDFIIIDCSPSLGLITINALTAANSVVIPVQCEYFALEGLGKLLNTIKIIQTRLNPELEIEGILLTMYDVRLRLSNQVVEEVRMHFKDMTFDTIIPRNVKLSESPSFGMPVVAFDATGKGAVAYLNLANEIATKNGLAKEN; this is encoded by the coding sequence ATGGGAAAAGTAATCGCAATAGCTAATCAAAAAGGAGGAGTAGGGAAAACCACTACTGCCATGAACCTAGCAGCCAGTTTAGCTGTGTTGGAGTACAAAACCTTGGTGATCGACGCAGATCCTCAAGCCAATACTACATCTGGCCTGGGCTTTGATCCTAAGGAAATAGAGATAAGTATTTACGAATGCATGGTAAATGAAAATGATATCAATGAAATCATTATTTCGACTGAAATTGATCATTTGGACTTGGTACCTTCACATATAGATCTTGTAGGTGCGGAAGTAGAAATGGTTAACCTGGAAGATAGAGAGGAAAAGATGCGTGGGGTTATTCAGGAAATCAGGGATCGATATGATTTTATTATCATTGACTGTTCACCATCTCTTGGTTTAATAACAATTAATGCGCTTACTGCTGCCAATTCGGTGGTCATTCCCGTGCAGTGTGAATATTTCGCACTTGAAGGATTGGGTAAGCTATTAAATACCATAAAGATTATTCAAACCAGATTGAATCCAGAACTTGAGATAGAAGGCATACTATTAACCATGTATGACGTTAGATTAAGACTATCCAATCAAGTAGTAGAAGAAGTCCGTATGCATTTCAAAGACATGACTTTCGATACGATCATTCCTAGGAATGTGAAACTGAGTGAATCACCAAGTTTTGGTATGCCAGTTGTCGCTTTTGATGCAACCGGTAAAGGGGCCGTAGCCTACTTGAATTTGGCCAATGAAATTGCCACTAAAAATGGATTGGCAAAAGAAAATTGA
- the dapB gene encoding 4-hydroxy-tetrahydrodipicolinate reductase produces the protein MNILILGYGKMGKIISQMAEERGHRIVAKINIENVADLDHLDTNEIDVAIEFSQPSSAVGNITWCMQHGVPVVVGTTGWMDDKDGVTNLCKQKDGALFYSSNFSIGVNIFFKVNAFLAKLMNDQEAYKATLEEIHHTEKKDAPSGTAITLAEGLIDNNHRYTDWELQSDSTQPKERTLPITSKRIDPAPGTHIVSYKSEIDDITINHTAHNRKGFALGAVLVAEWLPGKKGVLSMNDFLDF, from the coding sequence ATGAATATTCTGATATTAGGATATGGTAAAATGGGAAAAATTATTTCCCAAATGGCCGAAGAAAGAGGCCATCGCATAGTCGCCAAAATTAATATTGAAAATGTTGCAGACTTAGATCATTTGGACACAAATGAAATAGATGTAGCTATCGAATTTAGTCAGCCGAGTTCAGCAGTTGGAAACATTACCTGGTGCATGCAACATGGCGTTCCTGTCGTTGTAGGTACTACAGGTTGGATGGATGACAAGGATGGAGTAACTAACCTTTGTAAACAGAAGGATGGGGCTCTTTTTTACAGTTCAAATTTTAGCATAGGCGTAAATATATTTTTTAAAGTCAATGCTTTTCTTGCTAAACTAATGAATGACCAAGAGGCCTACAAGGCAACTCTTGAGGAAATACACCATACAGAGAAAAAAGACGCTCCTAGTGGTACGGCCATTACCTTGGCTGAAGGACTAATTGACAATAACCATAGGTATACTGATTGGGAGTTACAAAGTGATAGCACTCAACCAAAAGAAAGAACTTTACCTATCACCTCCAAAAGAATAGACCCTGCTCCAGGGACACATATTGTGTCTTATAAATCTGAAATTGATGACATTACCATTAACCATACCGCTCACAATAGAAAGGGTTTTGCCCTTGGAGCAGTTTTGGTGGCCGAATGGCTGCCTGGTAAAAAGGGAGTTTTATCAATGAATGATTTTTTGGATTTTTAA
- a CDS encoding DUF5683 domain-containing protein, with product MADKTSLQPKLMRLALGLLCLFFVHSSIAQEEDFNASLTDSIGNEAPTNVKNPKKAIYLALMFPGAGQVYNEKVWKLPLLYSGVSAAVYFLNFNNRRYKEFIVALDIVREGTEANPFPNLNEDGIIRNVEYWRRNRDAMYMVFGAIYALGAVDAFVDAHLSGFDVSDDLTFKLEPSMEPLLANNSAIGLSFKIKF from the coding sequence ATGGCAGATAAAACTAGTCTCCAACCAAAGCTTATGCGCCTTGCTTTAGGACTGTTATGCCTTTTTTTTGTGCATTCAAGTATTGCTCAAGAAGAGGATTTTAACGCGTCCCTAACTGATAGTATAGGAAATGAGGCACCTACAAATGTTAAAAATCCTAAAAAAGCGATCTATTTGGCCCTAATGTTTCCCGGAGCAGGCCAGGTTTATAATGAAAAAGTCTGGAAATTACCTTTACTTTACAGTGGTGTTTCGGCAGCTGTGTATTTTTTGAATTTTAATAATAGAAGGTACAAGGAGTTTATCGTAGCACTTGATATCGTTAGAGAAGGAACTGAGGCCAATCCCTTTCCAAATTTAAATGAGGATGGAATCATTAGAAACGTCGAATACTGGAGAAGAAATAGGGATGCAATGTATATGGTTTTTGGAGCAATATATGCTTTGGGAGCGGTAGATGCTTTTGTAGACGCACACCTTTCAGGATTTGACGTTAGCGATGACCTTACCTTTAAACTTGAACCAAGTATGGAGCCTTTATTAGCCAATAACAGTGCAATAGGGCTTTCATTTAAAATTAAATTTTAA
- a CDS encoding ParB/RepB/Spo0J family partition protein, giving the protein MAVNKTNSKKRGALGKGLGALLKDSPQKDKSTEAEEDKMPVAGIFEISLSDVQVNPYQPRTHFDKTALEELAESIRVQGIIQPITVRRLADNEYQLISGERRFQASKLAGLEMIPAYIRTANDQQMLEMALIENIQRENLNALEIAHSYQRLLAECDLKQEQLGDRVGKNRTTVNNYLRLLKLPPDIQAGIRDQKISMGHARALINIEDVDKQLAIFKKTIEEELSVRKVEALVKELNDGAPQKPTKESESLDPVKKYEINKLQQKLASHFGTKVSLKSDKKDKGEIKIPFHSTSDLNRILEILELI; this is encoded by the coding sequence ATGGCTGTCAATAAAACAAATAGTAAAAAAAGAGGAGCTTTAGGGAAAGGATTAGGAGCATTATTAAAAGATTCTCCTCAGAAGGATAAAAGTACTGAAGCTGAAGAAGATAAAATGCCTGTTGCAGGGATTTTTGAAATTTCATTGTCAGATGTACAAGTTAACCCCTACCAACCCAGAACACATTTTGATAAAACAGCGCTGGAAGAACTAGCAGAATCTATCAGAGTTCAGGGTATTATTCAGCCGATTACGGTAAGAAGGCTTGCTGATAATGAGTACCAATTAATATCAGGTGAAAGAAGGTTTCAAGCGTCCAAATTAGCTGGGCTAGAGATGATTCCTGCCTATATTCGGACAGCCAATGACCAGCAAATGCTGGAAATGGCCCTGATCGAAAACATTCAAAGAGAAAACCTTAATGCCCTTGAAATTGCCCATTCTTACCAAAGACTTTTGGCCGAATGTGACCTCAAGCAGGAGCAATTGGGTGATAGGGTAGGTAAAAACCGTACCACAGTCAACAATTACCTTCGCTTATTAAAATTACCGCCAGATATTCAGGCTGGTATAAGGGATCAAAAAATAAGCATGGGGCATGCCAGAGCATTGATCAATATAGAAGATGTAGACAAGCAACTGGCTATTTTCAAAAAAACCATTGAGGAGGAGTTAAGTGTTCGTAAGGTAGAAGCCCTTGTAAAGGAGCTCAATGATGGTGCCCCTCAAAAGCCCACCAAGGAGTCTGAAAGCCTTGATCCCGTAAAAAAATATGAGATAAATAAGCTTCAACAAAAATTAGCTTCCCATTTTGGAACCAAAGTTTCGTTGAAATCTGATAAAAAAGATAAAGGCGAAATCAAAATTCCTTTTCATTCAACCAGTGACCTTAACAGGATTCTTGAAATTCTTGAATTGATATAA
- a CDS encoding metal-dependent hydrolase — MIELKYFGHSTFLVDLGDKTILFDPFISPNPLASDIEIDKITTDFVLVSHGHEYHVFDVERIVNNNEATLVSNFEIVTWFKNRGIKKVFGMNHGGAKDFDFGTVKYVNAVYSSSLPDGSYGGNPGGFVVASDQGTFYYAGDTTLSYDMKLIGESFDIDFAILPIGDNFTIGITDALKAAEFVGTDKIIGMHYDTFEPIEINKEAAKTEAVGRGKELILLNIGESISL, encoded by the coding sequence ATGATTGAACTGAAGTATTTTGGTCATTCGACTTTCTTGGTGGATTTAGGAGATAAAACGATTTTATTTGACCCTTTTATTTCACCAAATCCACTAGCCTCTGACATAGAAATCGATAAGATTACCACTGACTTTGTATTGGTTAGCCATGGACATGAATACCATGTATTTGACGTTGAAAGGATTGTAAATAACAATGAAGCCACTTTGGTGTCTAATTTTGAGATCGTCACCTGGTTTAAAAACAGAGGGATTAAGAAGGTGTTTGGTATGAATCATGGAGGTGCCAAGGATTTTGATTTTGGGACGGTGAAATATGTCAATGCAGTGTACAGTAGTTCACTTCCGGATGGATCTTATGGGGGGAATCCCGGAGGTTTCGTAGTGGCTTCAGATCAAGGCACCTTTTATTATGCCGGTGATACCACCTTAAGTTACGACATGAAATTAATTGGAGAATCCTTTGACATTGATTTTGCAATTTTACCAATTGGGGATAACTTTACCATAGGTATTACGGATGCATTGAAAGCTGCTGAATTTGTGGGGACGGATAAAATTATAGGCATGCACTATGATACATTTGAACCAATTGAAATAAATAAAGAAGCAGCAAAAACTGAAGCAGTGGGCCGTGGGAAAGAATTGATTTTGCTAAACATAGGAGAAAGTATTTCGCTATAA